GCGGCATTCCGGGAACAGGCGGCCGCCCTCGAACGCGGCGGCGTCGACCTCTTCCTCGTCGAGACGATGTACGACGTGCGGGAGGCCCGGGCGGCGCTGCGGGCCGCGCGGGCCGTCTCCGGCCGTCCCGTCGTCGTCGAGGCCACGTTCGAGCGGAAGCCGCGCGGCTTCTTCACCCTCGTCGGCGACACGCCGGAACGGGCCGTCGAGGTCCTCGGCGACGCGGACATGCTCGGCGCGAACTGCACCCTGTCCTCCCCGGAGATGCCCGACCTCGTCTCCCGGATGCGGGAGCTCACCGATCTGCCGCTCCTCTTCCAGCCGAACGCGGGCAATCCCGAGATGGAGCGCGGACGGCCGGTCTACCGGCAGACGCCCGCCGCCTTCGCGGACGACATCGTCGAGATCATCCGGCGCGGCGCCGGCGCCGTCGGCGGCTGCTGCGGGACCGATCCGCGGTTCATCCGGGAGATCCACGACCGGCTGACGCACGGCAGCTGAACAAGCCGCCGCGCCGGGGAAGGGAGTTTGATGGAGCCTGTCATCGAGCGGTCCTTCACCGTCGACATGCCGCGGGAAGAGCTCCTGCGCCTGCTCGGCAGGCGGCCGGAGACGGCCGGGGCCCCGGGACGGCGTCTCGAAGCCGCCCTCGACGAGGCGATCGAGGAGGCCGGCAGACTCGTCGAGACGGCCGGGATCTGGACGATCCTCCCCGGATCGGCGCTCGAACACCCTCCCTTCGCCGGCCTCGAACGCATGGCCGTCTGCGTCTGCTCGATCGGCCCGCGGCTCGAGGATCGCGTGGCCGAGCTGACGGCCGGCGACGAGCTGCTCCGCGCCGTCGTCCTCGACGCGGCGGGCTCGACGGCCGCCGAGGCGGCGGCCGGGCACATGGACCGGACGATCGCGGCCGTCGCGGCCGAGACGGGACTCGGCACCTCCTGCCGGGCGAGCCCCGGCTACGGCGACTGGCCGGTCGAGGGGCAGGCGGCCCTCTTCCGCGTCCTTCCCGCCGGACGGATCGGCGTGCGCCTCTCCTCCGGCGGCATGATGATCCCCCGCAAATCGGTCTCCTTCGCGATGCACGTCGCCCGCGATCCGGCGCGACTCCGGAGCGAGAACTCCTGCGAGAACTGCGACCGCGACGATTGCCCGGGCCGCTCGGAAAACGGGGGCAAGGCCCGATGACCCGCACGCCCCTCGTCCGCTGGTTCGACGACGCGGATCGCGAACGGATCGTCGTGGAGGCGATCGCGATCCTCGAGGAGACGGGCGTCGCCGTCGAGCACGACGAAGCCCTCGCGCTCCTCGACGGCGCCGGCGCGCGGATCGAAGGCGGGCGCGTCCGGGTGCCGGCCGCGCTCGTCGAGCGCTCGCTCGAAACGGCCCCCGGCAGCGTCCTGCTCTGGAGCCGGGGCCCGGCGGGGGCGTCGTCGCCCGCCGCGGAGCTCGGCGGCGGCGAACTCTTCTTCACGCCGGGCTCGGCGGCCTTGCGCGTGCTCGACCACGGCCGGGGCGGGGCGCGGCCGCCCGCGACGGCCGACCTCGCGCGGTTCGCCCGACTCACCGACGCCCTCGCGAACGTGGCCGTGCAGAGCACCTGCCTCGTGCCGGCCGACGTCCCCGCGGAGACGGCGGACCGGTACCGCCTGGCGATCGCCCTCGCCTGCGGCGCCAAGCCGGTCGTGACCGGCACCTTCCGGGAGGACTCCTTTCCCCTCATGCTCGACATGCTCGTCGCCGCGGCCGGCGGCGAGGAGCGGTTGCGCAAGCGGCCGATCGCCGTCTTCGACTGCTGTCCCACCTCGCCGCTGCACTGGAGCGGCCTCACCGCGGGGGCGCTCCTCGACTGCGCCCGCGCCGGCGTCCCGGCCGAGATCGTCGCGATGCCGATGACGGGGGCCACCGCGCCGGCGACCCTCGCCGCCGCCGTCGCCCAGCACTGCGCCGAGGTTTTGAGCGGCGTCGTCATCCACCAGCTCGCCGCCCCCGGCGGGCCCGTCGTCTACGGCGGGTCCCCCGCGGCCTTCGACATGCGGCACGGGACGACGCCGATGGGGGCCGTCGAGACGATGATGCTCGACGGGGCGAACGCGGAGATCGGCCGCCGACTCGGTCTTCCCGTCCACGCCTACATCGCGCTCAGCGACGCGAAGCTCGTCGATTACCAGGGGGGGTTCGAGACGGGGATGGGGGCGGCGATCGCGGCCCTCTCGAGCGTCGATCTCGCCGCCGGACCGGGGATGCTCGATTTCGAATCCTGCCAGAGTCCCGAGAAGCTCCTGCTCGACAACGAGATCTGCGGGATGGCCCGGCGGTTGCGGGCGGGGATCGCCCTGCGGGAGGAGCCGCTCGCCCGGACGGTCGTCGCGGAGGGGACCCTGCGCGGCGATTTCCTCTCCCTTTCGCACACGGCACGGTGGTTCCGCGCGGAGACCTTCTTCCCCGGCCGCCTCGTCGATCGCCTTCCCTGGGAGCGCTGGAAAAAGGAGGGGGGGCAGGACGCCGCCGCGCGCGCCGCGAGCGAGGCAGAACGGATCCTCGCCGAAGCGCCGCCGCCGGCGATCGATCCGGCCGTCGTGAGGCATCTCCGGGAGGCGGCGGCGGCGGACCTCCGCGCGGCGGGGATGGATCGGATACCGGACTGGTACTGATTTGTTGCCGCCCGCCACGAAGAAACGCCCCCCGGCCCGCGCCGGGGGGCGTCGTCGTATCGGATCCGCCGACCCCGCGCTATTTGATCGCGGCCTTGATGGCGAACTGGACGCGGACGTTGTCCATCGTCTCCTCGGAGACGATTTCCGCGCCCTCCTTCGTCATCCAGTCGGTCTGCATGTACTGCACCTCGAGGATGCCGGTGACGGTTCCGGTGATCGCGTAGAAGACGTTCCCCCAGGCCACCATGTTCCGGTCGCGCAGCGACTCCTCGTCGCCGTCGGGCACGGTGAAGTCGCCGTCGTCGGGATCCTCGAAGGCATAGCCGGCGTGCAGGGCGACCCGGTCGACCGGCGTCACGGCGAGCATTCCCCAGCCCCCCGTCGAGCCGAGGGCGTCGCCCGCCGGGGAGACGCCCTGCAGGACGCCGCCGAAATAGGTCTGGAGGTTCTCGCCGACGAAGAACTCGCCCAGGAGCGAGATCCGCGGCGTCAGGGTGACGGCGAGATCGGCGTTCGCCGACCACGAATCGGTGGTTTCCCCGTCATCCTCGCCCCAGGCCTCCTGCCCGTAATGCCCCGAGACGCCGAGGGCGATCTTTCCCTCGTCGCCGAGGTTGAACGCGAGGCCGAGGCGCCCCTGCATCGTCGGCAGCGCGGCGTCGGCGCCGTCGTCCACGCCGTCGCCGTCGACGTCGTTGCCGATCGTCCGCGTCGCCGCCACGTCGAGGGTGACGTCGGCCGCCTCGCCGAGCGATCCCCAGGTGGAGAGCCGCAGCTGCGGGCGGCGGTAGCCGATGTTCCCCTGCCCCCACGCGACGCTGTAGTTGACCGTCTTCGGGTTCAGCGGGGAGATGACGTCCCAGGTCTGCCCGGCGGTGAGGGCGATCCGCTCCCAGGCGAGGCGCACGTAGGCGTGGCGGAGAAGGAGCCCGGCCTTGTTCTCCCCGGCTCCGGCCCCGAAGAAATCGTACTCGATCTTCGCCGTCGTTTTGACCTCCTCGGCCTTCCAGCGGAAGTCGAAGCCGAGCCGGCTCTCGCGGCTCGTGATGTACATCCGGTCGTCGTCCACGGCGGCGTACGGGACGTAGACGACGTAGTTCCCGGGATAGGTGGCCGCCTTCTCCCAGGCGATGTCCGTCTTGAGGTAGCCCCCGAAGCCGAAGGAATAGCCGTGGGGAAGCCAGCCGCAGTCGTGGTCTTCGCCGCCGCCGCCCGTCTCGCCGGCGGAACCCGCCGCCGGGGCGAGGAGGAAAAGAAGGGCGAGCGCGATCGTCGTTGTCCGTTTCATCGATGTCTCCTTGTCGAAATTTCTCGCGCGGCCCCACCGCGGAGCCGCGCGTTCCCACAGGTGTACGGGAG
This genomic window from Candidatus Krumholzibacteriota bacterium contains:
- a CDS encoding homocysteine S-methyltransferase family protein; its protein translation is MTKRAHGFLETVCRKVVLFDGGMGSMLIAAGLRDGDVPEAWTLERPDEVAAVHAAYLDAGAEVVQTNTFGATRLKLGRSDAGRLLDVDEVNERAAALAREAVGARGGGRFVAGDIGPTGLFFPPVGELTEEAAYAAFREQAAALERGGVDLFLVETMYDVREARAALRAARAVSGRPVVVEATFERKPRGFFTLVGDTPERAVEVLGDADMLGANCTLSSPEMPDLVSRMRELTDLPLLFQPNAGNPEMERGRPVYRQTPAAFADDIVEIIRRGAGAVGGCCGTDPRFIREIHDRLTHGS
- a CDS encoding trimethylamine methyltransferase family protein; protein product: MTRTPLVRWFDDADRERIVVEAIAILEETGVAVEHDEALALLDGAGARIEGGRVRVPAALVERSLETAPGSVLLWSRGPAGASSPAAELGGGELFFTPGSAALRVLDHGRGGARPPATADLARFARLTDALANVAVQSTCLVPADVPAETADRYRLAIALACGAKPVVTGTFREDSFPLMLDMLVAAAGGEERLRKRPIAVFDCCPTSPLHWSGLTAGALLDCARAGVPAEIVAMPMTGATAPATLAAAVAQHCAEVLSGVVIHQLAAPGGPVVYGGSPAAFDMRHGTTPMGAVETMMLDGANAEIGRRLGLPVHAYIALSDAKLVDYQGGFETGMGAAIAALSSVDLAAGPGMLDFESCQSPEKLLLDNEICGMARRLRAGIALREEPLARTVVAEGTLRGDFLSLSHTARWFRAETFFPGRLVDRLPWERWKKEGGQDAAARAASEAERILAEAPPPAIDPAVVRHLREAAAADLRAAGMDRIPDWY